From the genome of Candidatus Anaeroferrophillus wilburensis, one region includes:
- a CDS encoding sensor domain-containing diguanylate cyclase, which yields MMMGPPLGYFINSIYFEPLNYYIFAIAKTVNSERNISRIMGTRKKEAISAVGLSFLLGLSGTLVVMIFLFFYLKSITANINEITRSIDGLSSGKNTDISLKPKNEDEIGTMIQAFNNYVQRKINLEKFKQLIEEDENIHDVYSRIFHTLEQSRIGTYAFYEVNHGKNQIVHVKPDLEGETLLSDFSMPCSEEIMVNADACRAKRLAQIVAGDCESRVCPKFLGYGAGRKHLCIPIIIGGTAGEIVHITIHPDDESHVKRQTPILLEYFRNAAPVIESKKLLENLRETTLRDNLTGLNNRRFLEEYIELLVAEAAREQKQLGILMADLDHFKKVNDVHGHQAGDKVLKMLAKVMRASVRSSDIVVRYGGEEFLIITKSSKAEEDVLIVAEKVRQQVENHEMKVSPTVTLQKTVTIGVALFPKDTDNFWQAIKFADIALYRGKEAGRNRVVRYLSEMWDSDSEY from the coding sequence ATGATGATGGGGCCACCGCTTGGTTATTTTATCAACTCCATCTACTTTGAACCGCTGAATTATTATATCTTTGCCATTGCCAAAACCGTCAACAGCGAGCGCAACATTTCCCGCATCATGGGAACCAGGAAAAAAGAGGCGATCAGTGCGGTTGGATTGAGTTTTCTGCTTGGTCTGTCCGGGACCCTGGTGGTGATGATTTTCCTTTTTTTCTACCTTAAATCAATAACGGCCAACATCAACGAGATTACCAGAAGCATTGATGGCCTTTCATCCGGGAAAAACACGGATATCTCGCTGAAGCCGAAAAATGAGGATGAAATCGGCACCATGATTCAGGCGTTCAATAATTATGTGCAGCGCAAAATAAATTTGGAGAAATTCAAGCAGCTTATTGAGGAGGATGAAAATATCCATGATGTGTATTCCCGGATTTTCCATACGCTTGAACAGAGTCGGATCGGCACCTATGCTTTTTATGAAGTGAACCATGGCAAAAACCAGATTGTCCATGTGAAACCCGACTTGGAGGGAGAAACGTTGTTGAGCGACTTTTCCATGCCCTGTTCGGAAGAAATTATGGTCAATGCCGATGCCTGCCGGGCCAAACGGCTCGCCCAGATCGTTGCCGGTGACTGCGAATCAAGGGTTTGCCCAAAGTTCCTTGGCTATGGTGCCGGCAGGAAACACCTCTGTATCCCCATCATTATCGGCGGCACTGCAGGGGAAATTGTCCACATCACCATTCATCCGGACGATGAGTCACATGTGAAACGGCAAACCCCCATTCTCTTGGAATATTTTCGCAATGCGGCACCGGTGATCGAAAGCAAGAAACTGCTGGAAAATTTACGGGAAACCACGCTGCGGGATAATCTCACCGGTCTCAACAACCGTAGATTTCTGGAAGAGTACATTGAACTGCTGGTTGCTGAAGCCGCTCGGGAGCAGAAGCAGCTTGGCATCCTGATGGCTGATCTCGATCACTTTAAAAAGGTCAACGATGTTCATGGCCACCAGGCAGGAGATAAGGTGCTGAAGATGCTGGCCAAGGTTATGAGAGCCTCGGTGAGAAGTTCTGATATCGTTGTTCGCTATGGCGGTGAGGAATTTCTCATTATAACCAAGTCTTCGAAGGCGGAGGAAGATGTCCTGATAGTGGCGGAGAAGGTGCGCCAGCAGGTGGAAAACCATGAGATGAAGGTCAGCCCGACGGTAACCTTACAGAAAACCGTTACCATCGGCGTTGCTCTTTTTCCCAAAGATACCGATAATTTCTGGCAGGCAATCAAGTTTGCCGATATCGCCCTTTATCGGGGAAAAGAGGCGGGCCGCAACCGGGTGGTACGTTATCTGTCGGAGATGTGGGATAGTGACAGCGAATACTGA
- a CDS encoding AMP-binding protein, with protein MHETEYTFSAFEEACERYPHHKALIFLGREFTYSFLKQMIDQFATALHRLGVGHQDKVMIYLNNTPQWVIANFAIQKLGAVVVPVSPIYTSHELLYMVKDADVKTVICMDTNFGYVKEVDRQQPLRHIIVTNMADMLPAWKKILGTLLDKIPHGTTVKGENTFGFNDLLRSAPPEPPAVKIDPMEDLAYIMYTGGTTGFPKGVAGNHAGEVSYVADVMAVFRPHMHEGKDTMIMVNPLFHIMAKGFFLAAGLNFGNTTILMPIPEIDPVLRAIERYRIRWMLGVPALYRMIIENDRLDSYDTSSLTYCYCGGDVLPGEIFNRWRDLTGHPLYQVYGSTEVGHLTYSRLDQEPDPKTVGDILPSRRCLVADPETLEEVELGKTGELLVTSTYTIKSYWKKPDETKRSYVRIGEEIYYRMGDYVCLNKNGQIQFVERTADTIKYKAYRISASEIEAVLQDHPTVMGACAVGIPDPSCGERIKAIVVLKEDAKGVDGQELSSWCRKRLAPYKIPHYIEFRDMLPKSKVGKLLRREIRDEEKRKEKSA; from the coding sequence ATGCACGAAACGGAATACACCTTTTCCGCCTTTGAAGAGGCCTGTGAGAGATATCCACACCATAAGGCCCTGATCTTCTTGGGACGTGAATTCACCTACAGTTTCCTGAAGCAGATGATCGACCAGTTCGCCACCGCCCTGCACCGCCTGGGAGTCGGCCATCAGGATAAAGTCATGATCTATCTGAACAATACACCGCAATGGGTGATTGCCAATTTCGCCATCCAGAAACTGGGGGCGGTGGTGGTCCCGGTTTCACCCATCTACACCTCCCATGAACTGCTGTATATGGTGAAGGATGCCGATGTCAAAACCGTTATCTGCATGGATACCAATTTTGGTTATGTGAAAGAGGTCGACCGCCAACAGCCCCTGCGGCATATCATTGTTACCAACATGGCCGACATGCTGCCGGCCTGGAAAAAAATTCTCGGCACCCTGCTCGACAAGATTCCCCATGGTACGACGGTGAAGGGAGAAAATACCTTCGGGTTTAATGATCTGCTGCGTAGCGCCCCGCCGGAACCGCCAGCGGTAAAGATCGATCCCATGGAGGATCTGGCCTATATCATGTACACCGGCGGCACCACCGGCTTCCCCAAGGGGGTCGCCGGCAACCATGCCGGCGAGGTCTCCTATGTCGCTGATGTCATGGCCGTCTTTCGCCCCCACATGCATGAGGGGAAGGACACCATGATCATGGTCAATCCGCTGTTTCACATTATGGCAAAAGGCTTCTTCCTGGCCGCCGGGCTCAACTTCGGCAACACGACGATCCTCATGCCTATCCCGGAAATTGATCCGGTGCTGCGGGCCATTGAACGGTACCGGATTCGCTGGATGCTGGGGGTTCCGGCACTCTACCGGATGATTATCGAAAACGACCGCCTGGACAGTTATGACACCTCCTCCCTGACCTATTGCTATTGCGGCGGCGATGTGCTGCCCGGGGAAATCTTCAACCGCTGGCGCGACCTGACCGGCCACCCGCTCTACCAGGTCTATGGTTCAACGGAAGTGGGCCATTTGACCTATAGCCGCCTGGACCAGGAACCAGACCCTAAAACGGTTGGTGACATCCTTCCTTCCCGGCGCTGCCTGGTGGCCGATCCGGAAACCCTGGAAGAAGTGGAACTGGGTAAAACCGGCGAGTTGTTGGTAACCTCGACCTACACCATCAAAAGCTACTGGAAAAAGCCCGATGAAACGAAGCGCTCCTATGTCAGAATCGGCGAGGAGATCTATTACCGGATGGGGGATTATGTCTGCTTGAATAAAAATGGGCAGATCCAGTTTGTTGAACGCACCGCTGATACGATCAAATACAAGGCCTACCGGATCTCCGCCTCGGAAATTGAAGCGGTTCTCCAGGATCATCCCACGGTGATGGGAGCCTGTGCGGTGGGCATTCCTGATCCCAGTTGCGGTGAGCGGATCAAGGCCATTGTGGTTCTTAAAGAAGATGCCAAGGGGGTGGATGGACAGGAGTTGAGTAGCTGGTGCCGCAAACGCCTGGCACCCTACAAGATACCGCATTATATCGAGTTTCGTGACATGCTGCCGAAATCAAAAGTTGGTAAGCTGCTGCGTCGTGAAATCAGGGATGAGGAGAAGCGCAAAGAGAAAAGTGCCTAA
- a CDS encoding ATP-binding cassette domain-containing protein yields MLVAEELMVFYENMLAINNINLRCQPNQIVGVFGANSAGKSTLMYTLSGIILDLMKKEKMRGGERITVMGSITLNGEDISTMKPHLRARRGLVLCPERRRLFPESSVLENLKIGGYMASKQEARETLDYVLEIFSPLKKLLRRPAGFLSGGEQQMAAIGRALMAQPTMLLLDEPLLGLSPAYQQVVMQSVKRIRETRKISIIITEQYARPVIPVVDYAYIMENGSGVMAGTSAELMNNPDVKSAYFGV; encoded by the coding sequence ATGCTGGTTGCTGAAGAACTGATGGTTTTTTATGAAAATATGCTGGCCATCAACAATATCAACCTTCGCTGTCAGCCGAATCAGATTGTTGGTGTTTTCGGCGCCAACAGTGCCGGCAAATCCACCCTCATGTATACCCTGTCAGGGATCATTCTTGATTTAATGAAAAAAGAGAAGATGCGCGGCGGCGAACGGATAACGGTTATGGGCAGCATAACCCTCAATGGTGAAGATATCAGCACGATGAAGCCCCACCTGCGGGCCCGCCGGGGGCTGGTTCTCTGCCCCGAGCGCCGACGTCTTTTCCCGGAAAGCAGCGTCTTGGAAAACCTTAAAATTGGCGGCTACATGGCCAGCAAACAGGAGGCCCGGGAAACGCTGGACTATGTCCTGGAAATTTTTTCACCTCTAAAAAAACTGCTGCGTCGACCGGCCGGTTTTTTAAGCGGCGGCGAACAGCAGATGGCCGCCATTGGCAGAGCCCTGATGGCACAACCCACCATGCTGCTGCTTGACGAACCTCTGCTCGGTTTGAGCCCGGCCTATCAGCAGGTGGTAATGCAATCCGTAAAACGGATACGAGAGACGCGGAAGATATCAATCATCATTACCGAACAATACGCCCGGCCGGTTATTCCGGTGGTTGACTACGCCTATATCATGGAAAACGGCTCCGGGGTGATGGCCGGCACCAGCGCCGAATTAATGAACAACCCTGACGTTAAATCAGCTTATTTTGGGGTCTGA
- a CDS encoding ABC transporter ATP-binding protein → MLEVKNLTKKFGGVTALNDISFSLEKGEIFGIIGPNGSGKTTLINCITGFVSTTEGDIVFNGRNIKGMKPHRIVNLGICRTFQIMRPYSSLPAYKNLVIPLYGPRARKTGGWRGGGRHGDRNSIALDLLEEVGFERESKIPYKLAGTLPTGYLKRLELARCLALDPDLLICDEVFSGLSMSEIASMVPLITKLNDSGVTIIMIEHRLKELFQVAKRVMAISYGDKIVEGSPEKVMANAQVREAYLGVEEEQSDAGC, encoded by the coding sequence ATGCTTGAAGTCAAAAACCTGACAAAAAAATTCGGCGGGGTAACGGCCCTGAACGATATCAGCTTCTCCCTTGAAAAAGGGGAGATTTTTGGCATTATCGGCCCCAATGGTTCGGGAAAAACCACCCTGATCAACTGCATTACCGGCTTCGTCAGTACCACCGAAGGCGACATTGTCTTTAACGGCAGAAACATCAAGGGAATGAAACCCCACCGAATCGTCAACCTCGGCATCTGCCGGACCTTCCAAATCATGCGGCCCTACAGCAGCCTGCCGGCATACAAAAATCTGGTCATCCCTCTCTACGGTCCCCGGGCCCGCAAAACCGGCGGCTGGCGGGGCGGCGGCCGCCATGGGGACCGCAACAGCATCGCCTTGGATCTACTGGAGGAGGTTGGCTTTGAACGGGAATCGAAAATACCCTACAAACTGGCCGGCACCCTGCCCACCGGCTATCTTAAAAGGCTGGAACTAGCCCGCTGTCTGGCATTGGACCCTGATCTACTGATCTGTGACGAGGTGTTTTCCGGTCTGAGCATGAGTGAAATTGCCTCAATGGTTCCCCTGATCACCAAGCTGAACGATTCCGGGGTAACAATTATCATGATCGAACACCGGCTCAAAGAGCTGTTCCAGGTGGCGAAGCGGGTGATGGCTATCAGTTACGGCGATAAAATCGTTGAAGGATCGCCGGAAAAGGTGATGGCAAACGCGCAGGTAAGAGAGGCGTATCTCGGGGTGGAGGAGGAGCAGAGTGATGCTGGTTGCTGA
- a CDS encoding branched-chain amino acid ABC transporter permease — protein MKTGMRKERIDRGIKVRSEGIYALSSWQELSYLLAPRMLLIIGLLAAPLVLFFFPYWQKVLLIICIFSLLSMSFDFLANYVGLVCLGGAFFVGVGGYGAALLNKFLHLPPLLSIPAAALGGALFCTLSLLPCLPLRGVYFAIITLMYPLMMTRIIEAFELFGGTNGLMDIAGFANPWVEQYFLVIATLVFLFALRRLAVEDIGLVIKGVKDNDQSVRASGINITTVKAKAIFLASFLGCFAGAYLAHIYMWAGLSMFALDFSIIPIAATVIGGGGSLLGAVIGSILLVPLSEALRAFGPLRIVFYSLILTVVIVVKGEGLLSYLARKYYQFERWINI, from the coding sequence ATGAAAACGGGTATGCGCAAAGAAAGGATTGACCGGGGCATCAAAGTACGCTCAGAAGGAATTTATGCCCTCTCGTCATGGCAGGAGCTCTCCTATCTGCTGGCACCGCGAATGCTGTTGATCATCGGGTTGCTGGCCGCTCCCCTGGTGCTGTTCTTCTTCCCCTACTGGCAGAAGGTGCTGCTGATCATCTGCATCTTTTCCCTGCTGTCCATGTCCTTTGACTTCCTCGCCAACTATGTCGGCCTGGTATGCCTTGGCGGCGCTTTTTTTGTCGGCGTGGGAGGCTACGGCGCCGCACTGCTCAATAAATTTCTCCACCTGCCGCCATTGCTGTCAATCCCGGCAGCCGCTCTGGGGGGGGCACTGTTCTGCACCCTGTCTCTGCTGCCCTGCCTGCCGCTGCGCGGAGTCTATTTCGCCATTATCACTCTCATGTATCCGCTGATGATGACCCGGATTATCGAGGCCTTTGAACTTTTCGGCGGCACCAACGGCTTGATGGATATCGCCGGTTTCGCCAACCCCTGGGTGGAACAATATTTTCTGGTCATCGCTACCCTGGTGTTTCTTTTCGCCCTGCGCCGGCTGGCGGTTGAAGATATCGGCCTGGTGATCAAGGGGGTCAAGGATAATGATCAGTCGGTCAGGGCTTCCGGCATCAACATTACCACCGTGAAAGCAAAGGCCATTTTTCTCGCCTCCTTTCTTGGATGTTTTGCCGGTGCCTACCTGGCGCACATTTACATGTGGGCCGGGCTGTCCATGTTTGCCCTGGATTTTTCCATCATACCCATTGCAGCAACCGTGATCGGCGGCGGCGGCTCCCTGCTGGGCGCCGTGATCGGCAGTATTCTGCTGGTGCCGCTTTCGGAAGCGCTGCGCGCTTTCGGACCGTTGCGCATCGTCTTCTATTCATTGATTCTGACCGTGGTTATCGTTGTCAAAGGTGAAGGTTTGCTCAGCTATCTGGCCCGCAAATACTACCAGTTTGAACGCTGGATAAACATCTAA
- a CDS encoding branched-chain amino acid ABC transporter permease, with protein MEILIYGLVNSLKLILIAFGFTLVYGISRLPNFAHGAIFVFTGFIAWIMIHTLGLPYIPAALLSLLSAALVGVIIYQFILKRIRGMNMNEIIATYAIGVALIETFRWLGFKGTSFTLPVLVEGMTFIGDVPIDYQRIMVVVIGIAMLVMTWAFTKFTKTGLALRGIAQDERAAMMLGIDSDMTGTIAMALGSAMSGLAALVLFPLGSIVVEAGYNTLIFALAVCMVGGIGSWSGTIIASFVLGFAQIITVTYFATHFQMVVTLAAIILTLIIKPSGIFGKHKELEERV; from the coding sequence GTGGAAATACTGATTTATGGCCTGGTCAACAGCCTCAAGCTGATCTTGATTGCTTTCGGCTTCACCCTGGTGTACGGCATCAGCCGCCTGCCCAACTTTGCCCATGGAGCCATTTTTGTTTTCACCGGCTTTATCGCCTGGATCATGATTCACACGCTGGGGCTGCCCTACATCCCGGCAGCGTTATTGTCGCTGCTCAGTGCCGCGCTTGTCGGCGTCATCATCTATCAGTTCATTCTCAAACGCATCCGGGGCATGAACATGAATGAGATCATTGCCACCTATGCCATCGGGGTGGCCCTCATTGAAACCTTTCGCTGGCTGGGGTTCAAGGGGACCAGCTTCACCCTGCCGGTTCTGGTGGAAGGCATGACATTCATCGGTGACGTGCCTATCGATTACCAGCGGATTATGGTGGTGGTGATTGGCATTGCCATGCTGGTCATGACCTGGGCTTTTACCAAATTCACCAAAACAGGGCTGGCATTACGCGGCATCGCCCAAGATGAAAGAGCTGCCATGATGCTGGGCATCGATTCCGACATGACCGGCACCATCGCCATGGCACTGGGCTCGGCCATGTCCGGACTGGCCGCCCTGGTGCTGTTTCCCCTGGGCAGCATCGTGGTGGAAGCCGGCTACAACACTCTGATCTTTGCACTGGCGGTCTGCATGGTGGGCGGCATCGGCAGCTGGAGCGGTACGATTATCGCCTCGTTCGTCTTGGGCTTTGCCCAGATCATTACAGTCACCTATTTTGCCACCCATTTCCAGATGGTGGTAACCCTGGCAGCGATCATTCTCACCCTGATCATTAAACCTTCAGGGATTTTCGGCAAGCATAAAGAGTTGGAAGAAAGGGTGTAG
- a CDS encoding nitroreductase family protein — protein MDISTLQDLLRERTSCRSYVAGEAIPAAAITAIIAAGQQAPNPLNQQPWSFIVIDNAAIKKKLRQAGENAKQIVLEKGGPEWVGGFNIDFMEDAPLVIAVLVDPQKGGIGHYFNQPAGSIQAGSACIQNMLLAAAALNLGTLWFTFFNPDDVRDILQIPANLEIAGLVYIGTINGTPGRSKRHKPIIYDNQFGIQAQEADD, from the coding sequence ATGGATATTTCTACCCTGCAAGATCTGCTGCGGGAAAGGACAAGCTGTCGATCGTATGTCGCCGGGGAGGCAATCCCCGCGGCCGCGATAACTGCCATTATTGCGGCCGGTCAGCAGGCCCCCAATCCCCTCAACCAGCAACCCTGGTCCTTTATTGTCATCGATAATGCCGCCATCAAAAAAAAATTGCGTCAAGCCGGCGAAAACGCCAAACAGATAGTCCTTGAAAAAGGTGGGCCTGAGTGGGTGGGCGGCTTCAATATCGACTTCATGGAAGACGCCCCCTTGGTCATCGCCGTCCTGGTAGATCCCCAAAAAGGCGGCATCGGTCACTATTTCAACCAGCCAGCGGGCAGCATCCAAGCAGGTTCAGCCTGCATCCAGAACATGCTGCTCGCCGCCGCCGCCCTCAATCTGGGAACACTCTGGTTTACCTTCTTCAACCCTGACGATGTCAGAGATATCCTGCAGATTCCGGCCAACCTGGAGATTGCCGGCTTGGTCTATATCGGCACAATCAACGGCACCCCTGGCAGAAGTAAGCGGCACAAACCGATCATCTACGATAACCAGTTTGGCATACAGGCACAAGAGGCTGACGATTGA
- a CDS encoding ABC transporter substrate-binding protein — MNISRKLVGIVVGLTILFVGSLAVASLPGKPIVLGCPLSTAFLYGWDAERGIKLAVEEINNAGGVTINGVGHPLQVEVIDTRDLEAGVPVSEALLGVEKLILEKKADFIVGGPVRSEAALAVMDLLNKYQKVSIVTTGVLSPGYHKRIAADYDKYKYCFRNSSEIITIGKDMIKVFNQLHSESGLKKAFIMVQDVAHARKAGGFIAKLLNETGNWEVLGEEIYPTGATDFSMGLLKARRLNAEVLFIWMDMPESAILLKQWKNMKMKCVPMGFMSAAEQPNFWEATNGNCEYTIVDAVNGGNVSATITPWTMKFVDGYKKKWGLEPEGYGASSSYMAVYQLKAAIEAGNSLAADDVIKGLENLDMMGVYGRMKFDQSHQIIPADDPQIGATGCIFQWQDGKRVQFFPKAGATGTIMLPPWMK, encoded by the coding sequence ATGAACATCAGCAGGAAATTAGTAGGGATTGTTGTTGGGTTGACGATTTTGTTCGTCGGCAGCCTCGCCGTGGCATCGCTGCCCGGCAAACCCATAGTTCTCGGGTGTCCCCTGTCAACCGCCTTTCTCTATGGCTGGGATGCCGAAAGGGGGATCAAGCTGGCGGTGGAAGAGATCAATAACGCCGGCGGAGTCACCATCAATGGTGTCGGCCATCCCCTTCAGGTTGAAGTCATCGACACCAGGGATCTCGAAGCCGGCGTACCGGTCAGCGAGGCACTGCTTGGGGTTGAAAAGCTGATTCTCGAAAAAAAGGCGGATTTCATTGTTGGTGGACCCGTCCGTTCGGAGGCCGCTCTGGCCGTCATGGATCTGCTCAACAAGTATCAGAAAGTCTCCATTGTGACCACCGGCGTGCTCAGTCCCGGGTATCATAAAAGGATTGCGGCAGACTACGACAAATATAAATACTGTTTTCGCAACTCATCGGAGATTATCACGATCGGCAAAGATATGATCAAGGTATTCAACCAGTTGCACAGCGAGTCGGGGCTAAAGAAAGCCTTCATCATGGTGCAGGATGTCGCCCATGCCCGCAAGGCCGGTGGCTTTATTGCCAAGCTGCTTAATGAAACCGGCAACTGGGAAGTTCTCGGAGAAGAGATCTACCCCACCGGGGCAACTGATTTCTCCATGGGGTTATTGAAGGCCCGGCGACTGAACGCTGAAGTGCTTTTCATTTGGATGGATATGCCTGAATCGGCCATTCTGCTTAAACAGTGGAAAAACATGAAGATGAAATGCGTCCCCATGGGCTTCATGTCAGCGGCAGAACAGCCGAATTTCTGGGAAGCCACCAACGGCAACTGCGAATATACCATCGTCGACGCGGTCAATGGTGGCAATGTTTCGGCAACCATCACCCCCTGGACCATGAAATTCGTTGATGGCTACAAGAAAAAATGGGGCCTGGAGCCGGAAGGCTACGGTGCGTCATCCAGTTACATGGCCGTCTACCAGCTGAAAGCCGCCATTGAAGCAGGCAACAGCCTGGCAGCCGATGACGTCATTAAAGGGCTCGAAAATCTCGATATGATGGGCGTCTACGGTCGGATGAAATTTGATCAAAGCCACCAGATCATTCCTGCCGATGATCCGCAAATAGGAGCCACAGGCTGCATTTTCCAATGGCAGGATGGCAAAAGGGTGCAGTTTTTCCCCAAAGCCGGAGCAACGGGAACCATCATGCTGCCGCCCTGGATGAAGTAG
- a CDS encoding sigma-54-dependent Fis family transcriptional regulator — translation MISIVIVDDNLELLESLEIYFQEKGYAVATAANGSDGIRLIKSVRPDIAIIDLRLPDTDGLAILKALKEDCIPCKSVVITAYQDMETTVQAIKLGAFDYLHKPVDIDALDAILEKALSGAVEAECLTVPDEHFKENTIIGKSNDLKEIFKIIGLISEVKTTALIVGESGTGKELIARAIHYHSSLADEPFIALNCSAIVENLLESELFGHEQGSFTGASTTKKGKLEIAGNGTLFLDEISEVPVHLQAKLLRFMQEREFERVGGNRKIKFNARIIAAANRDLQQMVNRGEFREDLYFRLKVFEIHVPPLRKRKEDIPLLVEYLVKKINLTTGKHIRRIPMAAVDQFLDYDWPGNIRELENVLTRAMVLSKGDTLSASSIADLLRKKEAQPVASAALPTLKEIEAEHIQRVLDHYHGNISQTARALGITRPTLRNKIKALAIAPTGK, via the coding sequence ATGATTAGCATTGTGATCGTAGACGACAACCTGGAGCTGCTTGAAAGCCTGGAAATCTACTTTCAGGAAAAAGGCTATGCGGTCGCCACCGCAGCCAATGGCAGTGATGGCATCAGGCTCATCAAAAGTGTAAGGCCGGACATCGCCATCATTGACCTCAGGCTGCCGGACACCGATGGCTTGGCCATCCTGAAAGCCCTGAAGGAGGATTGCATACCGTGCAAGTCAGTGGTCATCACCGCCTACCAGGACATGGAAACCACCGTGCAGGCAATCAAGCTTGGCGCTTTTGACTATCTTCATAAGCCGGTCGATATTGATGCTCTGGATGCAATCCTTGAAAAAGCGCTCAGCGGCGCAGTTGAAGCAGAGTGTCTGACCGTACCCGATGAGCATTTTAAAGAAAACACCATTATTGGAAAATCAAACGACCTTAAAGAAATCTTTAAAATCATCGGCCTCATTTCGGAAGTTAAAACCACCGCCCTGATTGTCGGTGAAAGCGGCACCGGCAAAGAACTCATTGCCAGAGCTATTCACTACCACAGTTCGCTGGCCGATGAGCCCTTTATCGCCCTGAACTGTTCAGCTATCGTCGAAAACCTGCTTGAAAGTGAATTGTTCGGCCACGAACAGGGAAGCTTCACCGGCGCCAGCACAACCAAAAAAGGTAAACTGGAGATTGCCGGCAACGGCACGTTGTTCCTTGATGAAATAAGTGAAGTTCCCGTTCATCTCCAGGCAAAGCTTTTGCGTTTCATGCAGGAAAGAGAGTTTGAGCGGGTAGGAGGCAATCGCAAAATAAAATTCAATGCCAGGATTATCGCCGCCGCCAACCGTGATCTTCAACAGATGGTTAACCGGGGGGAATTTCGGGAAGATCTTTATTTCCGCTTGAAAGTCTTTGAAATTCATGTCCCGCCTTTAAGGAAACGGAAAGAGGACATCCCGCTGCTGGTTGAATACCTGGTAAAAAAAATCAACCTAACCACCGGCAAACATATTCGGCGCATACCAATGGCAGCCGTCGATCAGTTTCTTGATTATGACTGGCCGGGAAATATACGTGAACTGGAAAATGTCCTGACCAGGGCGATGGTCCTCTCTAAGGGGGATACCCTGTCGGCATCATCCATTGCCGATCTCTTGCGCAAAAAGGAGGCCCAGCCCGTGGCTTCTGCCGCGCTGCCCACCCTGAAAGAGATCGAAGCCGAACACATCCAGCGGGTTCTTGACCATTATCACGGCAACATCTCCCAAACGGCCAGAGCCCTGGGGATCACCAGGCCAACGCTGAGAAACAAAATAAAGGCATTGGCAATCGCACCAACCGGAAAATAA